The sequence GCTAGTAAGCAAAGTCAACAAAGTATGATTAATGCTAGTAAGCAAAGTCATTAAGCAAAGTCAACAAAGTATGATTAATGgtacaagagaaagagaaagggtGTTCCAATAGATGGATGCCATAGTTGTTGTTTTAGTGAGGATCCATTTTGAATGCTGTAACCCAAACTTAGAATCCACTAATAAATTTGACATGACATGGGGAAGAGCTATAAGCTTATTTGCTATAATGCACTCATGCCATGTTTGCTTCTTATTCCTTTATTAAGGGTGTTCCAATAGATGGCTGCCATAGCTGTTGTACTTCTCGCCAAAATGGTTTAGTTGTGACTGTTACTGTATGTAGTCCACgagttgattaattttttaagagaaaatagtGCTGCTGTTATTAAAAAAACCCAAGTGGGAGTTTATAGAAAATGAATATAAGGACAATATAGATTGATGGAAAGAGAATAGTAGACTTGACAAAAAGAATAAGAACTTGTCAAGCTTAATTCTTCACATAAATTCAACTTACTAAAACCTTGCCAATTTTGAATATGGTGAAATAGTTGGTTTTTCATAGAATTGATTTATAAACCATCACCAAACAAGACTGCAAAATATATAATGGTCAAGTATGCCAATAAATGCCTATGATAGAAACTTCCTAACTCTAATCCACACCGCATAAAAAATAgggaatagaaaaaaaaaaaaaaaaaagaaggaacaaATTGTCTTTACTGTAATGATTATTAGAAATTCCGTTAAAGTTAGCTGCCGGGACAAAGAGATGGAGAATTTTAACAGAAAACCGTTGAgcaaaaaacttttcaaaatgttTCCTCTTGGTTGATAGagaacaaatattattattattatttttttccttttcttaagttttaaaaaaactgaaaaaataaaatcatgaaaTGATCTTAAAGGATCAATAAGGAGGTCTACGTGTACACATCATCTATCTAATCCAGAAACTTGAGCATTCCCCTTTGTACTCCCTACCATCAAGTGGAAGAAAAAGGTGGCCAACAACAACTACCCTGCCTCCAAATCAACTATAAATATAGGATTCTTGAATTCTTTGCTCTCTCAACCTCCTCATTTCCCTTTCTCTACTCTTTTAGCTCAGCCTTCTTTGTCTACcttccattttattttcttggaaaTACTTGTCAAAATGAGATTTACAATAGAAAAAcatattgtttttcttggtcttgTCGTTCTCTTTCCATTAATTTGTACCTCTCAGAGCACCTTTAAAAGCTCCAGAGCAACCTATTATGATAGCCCTGATGACTATGGAAATCCACGtatgtaaaaaaattaacttatcaCACTTTTTTCTGTTCATTTTAGTGCACAATTAACATTTTAGACCCACGTGCTTTTTCAACTTCAGCAAAAAGTACAAAATTTGCTTTACACAGCAAGAAAAGTACTACTTCATAGTTgcttataatattacaaatataCAATTAAGCTAAAgtgatgttgattttgtttaggTGGTGCCTGTGGGTTTGGAGAATATGGAAGGACTGTCAATTATGGCAATGTTGCAGGAGTTTCTAGGCTCTACAGGAATGGAACTGGCTGTGGTGCATGTTATCAGGTGTGCTTCAATTAGTTTTGTACGTTATAGAACAAATTTCCCGCAATGAATTATATATGGTGGGGAGATATATGCTTAGAGGGAATtccaacaaaattatataacaaaaattcataatatcccAAAAAGTGCATAAACTCACCTACTTGAAATCGTTTTCAGTACTCAAAGTTCAAATCATATTGCTACTAATTATTAACTATACATTAAAGTAGCTATATAATTTAGCTTAAGATTCAAAAACtcgttttttaactttttgtttcctttttttaacaattttcagGTTACGTGCACAAATCCTCGATATTGCAGTTATGATGGGGTGAACATTGTGGTGACTGACTATGGTCAAGGAGACAGAACAGATTTCATTCTCAGCTCAAGAGCCTACACAAAGTTGGCAAAGCCAAACATGGCCTTGGAGTTGTTTGCTTTGGGTGTTGTTGATGTCGAATACAGAAGGATCTCTTGCAAGTTCTCTGGTTACAATCTCATGTTCAAGGTCAATGAGAATAGTAGATATCCACAATACTTGGCCATAATCATTCTATACGCAGAAGGACAAAATGACATCACAGCGGTGGAGTTGTCGCAGGTAATCTTTTTggttttgctttgttttatATAGTCGAAATTTGGAGCAAAAGATATTAAACGGATGTTGTTTATGGTTCAGGAGAATGACGATGAATGGAAGCCTATGAGAAAAGCCTTTGGAGCAGTATTTGACTTCTCTAACCCACCAGAAGGTTCTATAAGCTTGAGGTTCCAAGTGAAAGGAAGTGCTGGCAATACCTGGGTCCAATCCAACAATGCCATCCCTAGTTATTGGAAACCTGGCGCTGCCTATGATTCAAACATTCAGCTTACTTAGATGGAGTTTAGTGTGCGTGTGCGTgtgcgtgtgtgtatatatatatatatatgttggaataataaaccaaatttaatatttggttTCTCTAgagtatataataaatatttatgggAAATGTAAGAACATATTTAATATGGTTCATGAActttgaaaaatgtgaaatctTATATATCTCTGTTTTTTGTCTATTGAAGAACATATTTAATATGGTTCATGAactatgaaaaatgtgaaagctCATATATCTCTGTTTGTTGTCTATTGAAGCAAAGGtgcatgtgaaaaaaaaaaatatatatatatatatatatatataaaagttgtaTGTATTTTGCTCTATTTTCTACTCTCTTTCTTAAATGTGTAATGCatctttataaaatataaaaaataaccaataacCGGTATAGATTATTGGAGCCATCAGATGAAGGTACTACTAAAATCATTTAAGTTATGGAGTATTATTGAAGATGGATATGAAGAGCCAAAAGATGAAGAGAGTCTAACTATAGCACAAAGcacttttttgaaagaaaaaagagagaaagacagCAAGGCTCTCTTTTAGATTTATCAAACCATTGAAAGACAAATATTTGAAAGGATTGCAAAAGCAGAAACATCCAAGCAAGCCTAGGAGATGATCCAATCAGCATATAAGGGAGAAGAAAAGGTGAAAAAGGTACATCTGCAAATTTTAAGAgcagaatttgaaaaattagaaaTGAAGGAGAGTGAAAGCATTTCAGATTATTTCATTAAGGTTACTTCTATTGTGAATCAAATGGCTTCTAATGGAGAAATTTAGAAGATCAAAAGGTTGTTGAAAAGGTTCTTCAAAGTCTTGCaggaaaatttgattttgttgggtTGCAGTAGAAGAATCAAAGAATTTATCTACTATTTCAATAGAGAAGTTATTTGGCATTTTAAAGTCTCATGAATTTCAAGTAAATAAAAGAACTATTGCTTCATCCAATCAGATTTCGATTGAACAAGCTCTTAAATCACAAGTTACATATATAAAGGGCAAAATTTCTCACGACCTAATTTTCGAGGATGTGGCAGAGGAGTCAATACTAGTGGAAGAGGTTCTAAATTTCATGGAAGAGGGAGAGGAAGTCCAAGCAAAGAAGATCCTTCAGAAAATATAAATCAGCCAAAAAGCACATCACAAAGGGGAAGAGCTGGCAAATTTagagaaagaagaggaagaggttCTAATTTTCATGGACATGGCTATTTTTCATGCTTTTATTGTCACAAGCCTAGACATAAAGCAAATGAATGTTAGAATAATCACCCTAATCAAAAAAAGAATGTTAGGTTCATTCATGATAAGGGGAAGGTAATTCTGAAACCTTGCTTTTTGCTTGCTATGGTGATACaaataatgtttggtatttAGATAGTGGAACAAGTAAGCATATGACTAGAAATAAGTATTTGTTTTCATCATTAGAAGAATTTGAATGGGGTCAAATGACAATTGGAGATGCAAAATCCTATAAAGTACAAGATATGGgagaaattgtttttaaaactaaatctaGAACTTTGAAGAAAATGTCAGAAGTTTATTATGTCCCTAGATTGTAATGTAATTTAATAAGCACTGGGAAACTTTTGAAAgagaaatttgatattcaatATTCACTTCCATGATAATATGTGCATTCTAAGGAGGAAAAGTCAGCTTGTTGCTAAAATTCCAGTGggttcaaataatttatttcctcTTACACTGAAAATCTCTAATATTGATTGTTTTAGATCTGTTGatggagaaaattcaaaaatatggcATGATAGATTTGGTCATTTAAATATTGGAAGTCTAAGATTACTATCGAAGAGAAAAATGGTTAAAGGCCTATCTGAAATTGATCAAATGATGGGAGTATGTGAAGCTTGCCAACTTGGAAAGTAGCATCGTGATACTTTTCCTTCGAAATCTTTTCAACAAGCTAGAAGACCTCTTAAGCTTGTCCATTCAGATTTATGTGTTCCAATGCCAGAACCATCTATGGGAGGTAATAGGTGCTTTATTTCCTTTAtcgatgatttttcaaaaaaagtttGGACATTCTTTCTTAAAGAAAAATCAGAAGCATTGCAAGCTTTCAAGGATTTTAAAGCTCATGTTGAAAAGTTTTTAGGATATGAGATTAAAACTTTGAGAACTGATCATGGTGGAGAATATCTTTCAAATgagtttgaattattttataaggAGGCTGGTATAAAACATGAACTAACAACTCATTattcaccacaacaaaatggtgtttatgAAAAGAGCTGTATGTTTTCTAACTATTTAATCAACAAGTCACCAACAAAAGCTTTGCAAAATTGCACTCCTCATGAAGCCTAGTACCAGTCAAAACCAAGTGTTCATCATTTGAGAATTTTTGGAAGACTTGCATATGCACATATTCTTGATGCTATGAGAAACAAGTAGGATGACAAGGCTGAAAAATGTACTTTTGTGGGATATAGCGAAAGATCTGGAGCTCATAATTTGTATATCCACTTACAAAGAAGATTATAGTAAGTAAAGATGTGAAATTTGATGAAGCATCATCTTTATATGA comes from Ziziphus jujuba cultivar Dongzao chromosome 6, ASM3175591v1 and encodes:
- the LOC107430374 gene encoding expansin-like B1, yielding MRFTIEKHIVFLGLVVLFPLICTSQSTFKSSRATYYDSPDDYGNPRGACGFGEYGRTVNYGNVAGVSRLYRNGTGCGACYQVTCTNPRYCSYDGVNIVVTDYGQGDRTDFILSSRAYTKLAKPNMALELFALGVVDVEYRRISCKFSGYNLMFKVNENSRYPQYLAIIILYAEGQNDITAVELSQENDDEWKPMRKAFGAVFDFSNPPEGSISLRFQVKGSAGNTWVQSNNAIPSYWKPGAAYDSNIQLT